From the genome of Burkholderia cepacia ATCC 25416:
GCGCTTGAAGTCGCGGGGCATGTTCTTGACCAAAGTGGTGACATCATCGAGCAGCCCATAGGCCGCTCGATATATCGGAAGTTGGTTGTGCAGGGCCACGGCGGGTTAAATAATCAAAAAACTGAAGGGATAAATCTGCGGACGGCGCGGGCGCGCAACTCGCAGTTCTGGCGGGTGTTGCGCTGGGTGCCATGGCTGAAGTCCTGGTACCACGCCCAGCCGGAGTTCGATTCGTGGCGTTCACCGGACCAGTAATAGGTCGGCTCGAACTCGGCCTTCAGGTTCGCGAACAGGAGCGATTGCTCCCGCCGCGTCGGCAGTTCGCCGCCACGTTCGGCGGCCCACGTCTTCGCCGCCTCCCAATCCAGATCTTCGGCTTCCCCCGGCAGGAGAATCAGGTAGTGGCTCAACGAGCCGTCTTCGAGAAGGATCTGCCCGGCGATGCGCTCGCCGGCAGCGAGCGGGACCGTGACGGCGTCGACGTAGTACTCGGTCGCCCGCGGTTGCTTCTTGAACTCGTCGATCATCGCGCCGATGCGCGCGTGATCTGCTTCAATCTGTTCGAGCGTGATCGTCATTGCATGCTCCGATTGTGAATGGCTGAAGGGTTAAATCGACAATCTGCGGACGGCGCGGGCGCGCAACTCGCTGCTCTGGAGGTCGCCGTACTGGAAGCCATTGGCGAAGTACTGGGACCACGCCCAGCCGGCGAAATCCGGGTCATCGTCCGGCGTGTTCGACCAGTACGCAGCCTTCTCGAACAGGTCGCGGTGCTGCTCGTATGCGATCACGAGCTCGGCGCGCGTCGGCAGGTCGCCGCCAATCGACTTCGCCCATTCCATCTGCTCCTGCCATGTGGCGCGGCCGTTGTCACCCGGTAAGAGATAGGTGTGTGTGACGTCGCCGTTCTTATCGACGAAGCCACCGAGATAGACCTCGCCTTCAGCGGCCGGGGGAATTTGGATTTGCATGGGATCTCCAGAAAAGAAGCAGGCGCCACGAAGGACGCCCGCAAAGTGGTACTACCAAGAAGAGGGAACAGCGGTTATCAGTGCCGCACGACCTGAGTGCGCGCCGGGTGCTCGATGCGCTCCTGCAGGGCGACATGAAGGCAGAGGAGCAGGATCAGGGCGGCGAACGCGCCGGCCCAGATTTTCAGGATCACCATGTCAGGACCCCGGCGCGGAACGCGACGCAGAGAAACCAGACGCAGGCGACAGCGATTCCATTGCCGCCGGCCCAGAGGCTTCCCTTGATGACGTAGCCGTGGATCTCGCCACAGGCGCCGAGCAATTCGTTATCGCTCGCGCCGAGCAAAACAAGCGATCGCTTGTTTTTGTGAATTACAGGCTGCAGGCTGTTAGAGGCGAGTCGCATCAGAGGTTCTCCCCGCAGATTCGGATATGGGTCGGCGGATCGCGGGGGCGCTCGACGGACAGATAGCCGGCCTTCACGAGCGCGGTCTCAGCCACAATTCGGATGCTGGACTTTAGCGCATCTGCCGGGATCTCGCGAAGCACCAGCTGCAGCGCCTCGGCCATGTCGACGGCGGCGCTTGCAGTTCGGCAATCATCCGGACTGATGAAGCGAGCCGCGCCAGCTGCATCGACCGTCAGCAAGGAAAGCGTCGGCGCATGCGATGAAACGAGAATCTCTGGGTAGAGGGCATGCGGCTGCCACGGGCCGGGCGTGTGTTTGATCTGGTTCATGGGGGTGCTCACATGCAGCGCGCAAGCGCGCATTGGATCTCTGTCTGCGCCGCCTGGTCCTGATACTGGAAGTAGCCGACGATGAGGAGGTAGACGAAGCACACGCCGAGCGCGGCGAGAACGTTGCGTGCAGCATGTAACAGCGCGCGCGCAATGCGAAAGCCGCGGTTGCGGGGCTTCGCGGGTTTCCAGGTGATCAGCGACTCAGGCGCCGTATGATTCGTCGAATTCATGGTCTTTCCTCGTTGGGGTCGATTCAGCAGCCGGCGTGCATGGACCGGACGCCCGGCGCAATGAGATTTATTGCTAGGCGCCGGAGCTCGGCCGAGCCGGGGCACTCGCGGCGCAGCTCGAGCAGATCGCGTGCGGTTTGGCTCATGGCGTTCTTGGTGTGGTGTGATTGCCCGCCGTAGCGGGCGCGGCTCATGCTGTGCCTCGGACGACATCAAGTCGCTTCACCATGGGGTGCATGTGGCCACCGGTCGAAAGCGCAATGCGCAACCTGCGAACACAGGGAACGTTAAGTCGTTCCTCGTTCCATCGCCCGTGGTGCCATTCCTTGCGCGACTCGACAACGCCGCTGAAAACGTGCGCGTTGCCACCCTTGCGACCGATCCAGCAAACGACCGTGCCAACCTTCGGCATTGCGCGATATTCCTTGCGGCGTTGACGTGCGTTCATCGTCGTTCCCCTTCGTGTTGCGTTGGTCAGTGGCGCTGCCGGCGAGTCGGCGCCTTCCTGAGATCGAAGGCGGCGACGAGCAGAAGCGCTGCGGCGAAAATCCCCAGGCCGAAGCCGATAAGCAGGTTGATCACAGATTCGTACTCCGAAATTAATTGGTGACTGAACCGTTTCCCGCTTCCTGACTGCGCTCAAGGAATGGCACTGTCACAATGCCATTCGATCAGAGCAGTCGAACTCTCAAGGGCGCGCACTCGGGGTGCTGCATGCTGCGCTGCTCGGTTGATGGATGCGGAGGATCCGCGGCCGAATGCGCGCTCTTGAGAGCATTGTTTTACGTCCCCGTCCGGCTACACCTGGCAGAGCCAGCTCCGGACCGGGGACGGTGCGACGGGTTACCACGCCACTCGTCGCCGGGCGCCGCATTGCGGTAGCAGCTCATCAGGCCGCCATTTCTCGCGCTTTTACATTCAGCCGCACGAGGCCAAGGGCTGGGTGCTGGTGCACCTATTCATCTGCCGTCAGGGTTACAGAGCGATCCGCCGTGGCGGTGGCGCAGCGATCTGCGCTGCGTTGATGGAACAATAGCAAACGCTTTCGATGAACGCAAGCAAATGCTATCGGAACATGGCAAAAAAATTCAGCGGGCGAGGCCGCTGCTATTACATATGATGAAAAGCCTGCGCTGGCAGGCCGGTGGAGATCGGATTTGGAGTAGTTATTCAGTCTTCGATGGCTGAGCCTCGCGGCATGATCGCGGCGACGCGGTGTATCGACCGAACGGTGCCCATGGAGCGCGTGATCGGGGGGATGCCATTGTTGATTGAGCCAAGGCATACTTCGCCGTCTCGGATCCAGAGCAACTCTTTGACGACAGCGCTTCCGTCCGTGAATTTGACAACAACGTCGTCGCCCGGAAGGGCCTCGGCATTTGGCTCAACGACGATATATTCGCCGCTCTTAATGCGCGGCCGCATGCTATCGCCGCGCACCTTCAGCCCATAGGCTTCCGAGTCACGTAGACGCACTTCCGGCAGCATCGCGCAGCCGTGACCGACTGGATAATCATCAATATTGATATATCCATCGGGTCCTCCTTGAACTTCGCCGACCACAACGACGCCCCTCCCAGGTCTCAGCCTCAATTCTTCGCCAACGTTTGACTCAAGCATTTTGTCGATGCTAGGCCGAGAACCGGGCGGCAAATTGCTGATGAGGTCGCCACTTTGCCCGATTCTCTGGTCTTCAGTGGCCGCATAAATGTGCTTTGGAGATGCGTCTTTCGGTGAAAACCCGATGTCGAAATACAACTCTTGAAGAGAGAGCTCGGCCTCGAGCCGCCTTGCTGCCTTCCAGCCAAAGCTTTTCCCTTCACGGTAGTTTTCGTTGAGCAACTGCCTCAGGCGCGTCGCGTCTTGATTGTGGTTACGGGCAAAGGCGGCAACATTGCCGTCGGTTTCTTTGTCCACGAGCGCTTGTAGGCGATTTCGTCGATGGGCGTCTATGTCCATGGCGGAATTAAACCTCAAAACTAGCATTTGCTGTGATAGCAAAAGATTGCGGAGTCGCGTGCATTTGCTTGCGTTTAGCGAGAGCATTTGCTATCGTCTGTGCATGGACGCCTTTCACACCTACCTCAAAGCCCTGACCAAGGATCAGCGAGTCGAACTCGCTGAGAAGGTCGACACGACAGTCGCCTATCTCTGGCAAATCGCGTACGGACAGCGTCGCTGCCGGGAAGGGCTTGCGATCGAGATCGAGAAGGCGACATCGCGCGCCGTTCGCCTCGAAACGCTGCGACCCGACATTGACTGGGCATACGTTAGAAGTTCTGCGCAGTCGATTGCCGAGAGCGACTCGAACCGCCCCGCTGCGGATTCTACAGATGACGTTCAGCCTCCGACCGGCGGTCGCGTTGGGATGGGTGAGTAAAGGCATGTGTGGCTCTCGGAGGCGTTGTGTTGAAAAAATTTTCGCGCCGTCCTGAGTCGTAATTCCAGTAGTAATCCGGTTGTTTTTTTCAATGGAGTCTGAATGCTCTTACAGCCTCACCACCAGCCTGCAAGCGGCGCCCGTGCGGAGCAGGCTGAGTTTGTGCCGCATGAATCGATCGCGGAATGTCGTTCCTTCCGTGATGCCGTGTGTCTCGCGTGGGACCAGCGGGCCGAGCGCGGCATGACGCAAAGAACGCTTGCCGAAAACCTCGAGATCCCGGCCTCGCACCTTTCCAACATGCTCAACCGCGAGCCGGTTGACCGTCACGGGAAGGCGCGGCAGGACCTTCCGGCCCGGCTGATCGCGGACTTTGAACGGGTCGTCGGAAATCGTGCCGTGTCGCAGTACCTCGCGCGGATGGCGATGCTGACGTTGATGGAGGAAGTAATCCAGCAGAGGGCGACTATGAAATGAATGAGGATCAGGCGCTTCGGATTGGCCGCAAGGCTGTAGAGGATGCCCGGAAACGGGTTGGTAATGACCGAAACGCACTGCTACAGGAGTTGGAGAAAGGCACAAAAAAGAACACGGAGACGATGCAGGCGTTTGCGATAGCAGGACGCCTGTTTCTTCAGGCAAGTCAGGCAACGAAGCAGTAAGGCACGCCGGCTTCGGCCGGCGTACTGAATCCGATCACAAGCGTTCGCGCACGAGCTCTTCTGATTCGATTTAGTAATCCTACGCGGTACAGGCCGCAGGGAGTTGCCAATGAGCGATTTTCACAGCCCGCGCTCCGGGCATCGCGTCTCCGAGACGCAGCAAGACAGCTTCCACTCCATTTCGGTCGCCAAGCTTTCGGCCACTCAGCAGATGGTGATGGACTGTTTCGACACGCCCGAAACCTTGCTGACTCGCGAGGAAATTTCGGCGATGACGAATCTCAAACTTTCCAGCGTATGCGGCCGCTCTCGCGAGCTGATCGACGCTGGCCGCCTTGCAAAGCGCGGCAAGCGCGAGTGCAAGGCCACTGGCAAAGATCAAGAGCAGCTCGGCCTTCCGGTCGCTTGACATGGCCCGGTTCCATTGCCGTTGTCGCAAATGCGACCGCCGCCGGGTGCTCCAGGACAAACCCGGCGTCCTGGAGGACGCGGCTTATCCGAAATGCATCTGCGGCGCGCGCGACTGGCGCATCGACAAATGGATGATGCAGCGCAACGCAGGCACGACGCGTTGCGAGTGCGCCGGCTACTGGTTCCCGCACCGCATGGGCAGCTTCTACTGCTAGCACCGTAGGGACGGTAGCGACCGCCTACCAGGCCATTCCGACTTCTGGACCCGTGACATGACGCAGGACCAACACGACGCCCTCGTGGCGCAATACAGCGCGGAATCGCGCGAAAACCGCATGCCGCTCGAGGCGGCAGCCTAGGAGAACAACGTGGGCAGAAGCTCAAAAGAAGTGTACGGCGCATCGGGGCAGGGGAATGTGCTCAGCATGGATCCGGACGCGTTTACGCTCGTGACCGATCCGAAGCATCCGCTGTATGACCGCCGAGTCCATCAGGCACCGGACGAAAAAACGATTCGCAACTACCGCGCGCACGGCGTGTTCACGCCGGTCGTCTTCTACAAGGACATCGAGACGGGCGAACTTCTGATCGTCGAAGGGCGCCGCCGTGTAATCAACGCGCGCGAGCTCAATCACCGACTGATCAACGAAGGGCACGAGCCGATCACGATTCCCGCAATCCCGAAACGCGTGCTGGGCGACGGCGTGAAACCGTTCGTCGGGGTGATGATCAGCGCGAACGAGATCCGCCAGGGTGATTCGCTGGTGAACCGCGCCGAAAAGATGGCGCGTGCGCTCGACGTCGGCCATACGCTCGAGGCGGTATCGGCGATGTTCGGTGTGAACGAGGCGACCGTGACGGCAGCCATGAAGTTGCTCGAATGTTGCATGGTCGTTCGCGATGCAGTCGAAGCCGGCACGATCACCCAGGTCGTCGCCATGAAGCTGGCGAAGCTGCAGCCGGACGAGCAGCGCGCCAAGCTGGCCGAGATCGAGGTAGCCATCGAAGGGAAGGCCGGGCATGAGCGGTCGCGCGCGATGCGTGCCGTGCTCGACGCCGCACCCGTGAAGCGCGCCAAGCCAACGCGCAAGGACATCGCCGAGGCGCTCAAGACGGCTACCGGCGAGCGTGCCGAAGCGCTGCGATGGGTTCTCGGCCTCGTAGAGGGTGAGGGAGCGCCGGCGGTCGACCCGCGGCAGATGTCGATCGACGAGGCAGCATGAGCGTCACCGCCACATTCTGGGTCCGCGCACAACGCGTCGGAAAAGGGTCGCCGAAGGCCGTCCTAATTGCGCTCGCTGACTTCGCCGGCGAGGATTTTCGCGTATGGGCGAGCATGGACGCAATCGAGCAGTTCGTCGAGCAGGACCGCAAGACGATTCTTGCGAACATCAAGCGCCTGAAGGAGTTGGGCTATCTCGAAGATACAGGCGAGCGTACGGGCCGCACGGGCCAGGTGGTCGTCTACCAGATGACGAGCCCGCTCGGCGCCCCTAAGGTGCAGATGACCAATCGCGATGGCAAGGTCGTCGAGATCGGTCCACCCCCATCCAAACAATCCCAAATTCGGAACGGTTCCGAAAACGGCACAGTTAAACACACCCAAAAACGGAATAGTTCCGAAAACGGAACAGTTCCGAATTTGGATAGAAAGGGTCCCGTTTTTCCGTCCGAACAGTCCCAAATTTCCGCCGAAACGGTCCCAAATTTGGGACACGGAACTACCAAGGAACTACCAGAAGAACGGAAAGGCAACGACCAACCCGCGCGGCATGCGCCGCGAGTTGCGTTGCATTCCGAGCTGCGTGAACTCGAACTGCCCGACTGGCTGACGGCAGACGCATGGGTCGATTGGTGCGAACACCGCGAAGCGAAGGCCCGAGACAAGTCGGCGCCGTGGACGCGTCCGGCCGCGAAGGTCTCGATTCGTCGTCTAGCGAAGCTCCGCGAGCTCGGTCACGATCCGGTCGCATGCATCGACGAAGCCGTGCTTCGTGGTTGGACGGGGCTGTTCCCGGTAAAGGATGCGCAACAGGGCACGGCAGGAGGGCCGTCGGCTCCTGCTGACTGGTGGAAATCGGAGAGCG
Proteins encoded in this window:
- a CDS encoding DUF1566 domain-containing protein, translated to MTITLEQIEADHARIGAMIDEFKKQPRATEYYVDAVTVPLAAGERIAGQILLEDGSLSHYLILLPGEAEDLDWEAAKTWAAERGGELPTRREQSLLFANLKAEFEPTYYWSGERHESNSGWAWYQDFSHGTQRNTRQNCELRARAVRRFIPSVF
- a CDS encoding DUF1566 domain-containing protein, whose product is MQIQIPPAAEGEVYLGGFVDKNGDVTHTYLLPGDNGRATWQEQMEWAKSIGGDLPTRAELVIAYEQHRDLFEKAAYWSNTPDDDPDFAGWAWSQYFANGFQYGDLQSSELRARAVRRLSI
- a CDS encoding acetyl-CoA carboxylase; amino-acid sequence: MNQIKHTPGPWQPHALYPEILVSSHAPTLSLLTVDAAGAARFISPDDCRTASAAVDMAEALQLVLREIPADALKSSIRIVAETALVKAGYLSVERPRDPPTHIRICGENL
- a CDS encoding S24 family peptidase produces the protein MDKETDGNVAAFARNHNQDATRLRQLLNENYREGKSFGWKAARRLEAELSLQELYFDIGFSPKDASPKHIYAATEDQRIGQSGDLISNLPPGSRPSIDKMLESNVGEELRLRPGRGVVVVGEVQGGPDGYINIDDYPVGHGCAMLPEVRLRDSEAYGLKVRGDSMRPRIKSGEYIVVEPNAEALPGDDVVVKFTDGSAVVKELLWIRDGEVCLGSINNGIPPITRSMGTVRSIHRVAAIMPRGSAIED
- a CDS encoding transcriptional regulator; translation: MDAFHTYLKALTKDQRVELAEKVDTTVAYLWQIAYGQRRCREGLAIEIEKATSRAVRLETLRPDIDWAYVRSSAQSIAESDSNRPAADSTDDVQPPTGGRVGMGE
- a CDS encoding transcriptional regulator, with amino-acid sequence MLLQPHHQPASGARAEQAEFVPHESIAECRSFRDAVCLAWDQRAERGMTQRTLAENLEIPASHLSNMLNREPVDRHGKARQDLPARLIADFERVVGNRAVSQYLARMAMLTLMEEVIQQRATMK
- a CDS encoding helix-turn-helix domain-containing protein, with product MSVTATFWVRAQRVGKGSPKAVLIALADFAGEDFRVWASMDAIEQFVEQDRKTILANIKRLKELGYLEDTGERTGRTGQVVVYQMTSPLGAPKVQMTNRDGKVVEIGPPPSKQSQIRNGSENGTVKHTQKRNSSENGTVPNLDRKGPVFPSEQSQISAETVPNLGHGTTKELPEERKGNDQPARHAPRVALHSELRELELPDWLTADAWVDWCEHREAKARDKSAPWTRPAAKVSIRRLAKLRELGHDPVACIDEAVLRGWTGLFPVKDAQQGTAGGPSAPADWWKSESGYLARGAQLGVDRAKFQYFEQYKAKVCKLAGPGEWMEELLRTVSRESEERYEALNAYFNDIPREPAAQPEIA